GTAAAAGACTATTTGAAACGTTCCGCGTTCAGTCTGTCCGGCGGTCAACAGCAGCGTTTATGTATTGCCCGCGCCTTGGCAGTTCAGCCTGATATTCTGTTGATGGACGAGGCAACTTCGGCATTAGATCCGATCTCAACACTTAAGATTGAGGAATTAGTTCAAGAATTGAAGAGCAAATATACCATTGTCATGGTTACTCACAACATGCACCAGGCCGCGCGGATATCAGGTCGGACAGTATTTTTCCTAAACGGTGAGGTAATTGAGTCGGCAGATACGGATGTATTGTTCTCCACACCTTCTGACGCTCGTACCGAGGATTATATTTCCGGTCGCTTCGGCTGATGGCTTGTTAAATAATGAATTGGAGGGGCATCTTACATGATCCGGAGAATTGAGTTTGATCAGCAGCTCGATGAACTGAGAACGCTGCTGCGGGATATGAGTACGCATATGGAGGAGGCACTGGCGGCTGCCGTGTCATCACTTCAAACATTGGATATGGAAAAAGCTCAAAACGTCGTTAAGCAGGATACCGATTTGAATGCGATGGAAGAGCAAATTATGGATATCGGTTCCCGTCTTATTGTAACTCAGCAGCCTGTAGCGAAGGATTTGCGCCGAATCTTGGTTGCTTTTCGGATTGCGAGTGATCTGGAACGGATGGGTGATCTGGCACGTGACGTTGCGAAGGTAACCATTCGATTGCAAGGCCAACAGCTGATCAAGCCGCTTGTGGACATCCCTCGCATGGCAGATATCGTAAGGTCCATGGTAACGGAATCTATCGAGTCCTATTTGACAGAGAATACGGATATGGCCTATAAGATGGCACAGGTTGATGATCAGGTTGATCATCTTTATAGTGTGATCTTTCATGATCTGTTCTCGCATCTGACTGGTGACCCGGAGTCAGCGAATCAGGCGATGCTGCTCGTCATGGTCGGTCGCTACATTGAACGGATTGCCGATCATGCAACGAATATCGGAGAAAGCACTGTTTATCTGGTGACAGGGCATCGACCAGATCTCAACCAATAAATAAAGCGTCGGCGAAAGCCGACGTTTTTTTATTTTAACTATTTTCTATGAATATACAGGAGACTTAGGCTTGGCCTTCGGTTTTATGGGGAACCTATGTTATCATGTGTGAAGGAAGTTATAAAGGGGTAGGTGCCTGAATGGACAAGTTGATTGTAATTGATGGAAACAACATTATTTACCGTGCGTTTTTTGCGATGCCTCCGCTTACGAATGCCAGCGGGCAGCAGACAAACGCCGTCTATGGATTTACTACGATGCTGCTTCGTCTGATCGACGAGCATAAGCCTACACATATGATGGTTGCATTTGATGCGGGGAAAGAAACGTTCCGTCATGCGGATTTTCAGGATTATAAAGGCAAGCGCGAGAAGACGCCGCCGGAATTGTCTGGACAGTTCCCACTGCTTAAGGAGCTTTTGCAGGGACTTGGAGTAGCCCAATTCGAGATTAAAGGCTATGAAGCCGACGACATCATCGGTACGATTACCCGGCAGGCTGATGAGCAGGGCCGTCAAGTTATGGTCATTTCAGGGGACAAGGATATGCTGCAGCTGGCCTCTGACCACATCACGATTGGCATGGTCCGCAAAGGCGTGACCGAAATTGAACAGTATGGCCTAGCTCAGATTAAAGAGCGATATGACCTGACACCCGAACAGATTATTGATCTAAAAGGTTTGATGGGGGATGCGTCGGATAACATTCCCGGTGTGCCGGGTGTCGGCGAGAAGACGGCACTTAAACTGCTTCATGAGTTCGGTTCCGTTGAGCAGGTATTAGCCCGAACGAACGAGCTCAAGGGCAAAATGAAGGAAAAGATTGAGGACAATGTCGAGTCTGCCATATTGAGCAAAAAACTGGCGACAATATTCCGCGAGGTTCCGCTGGAACAGTCTTGGGATGATATGAAGTTTGATGGACTAAACCAGGAAACCGCCGGACCGGCACTGGCGAAGTTGGAGTTCAAATCGCTGCTAGAGCGATTGAATCTGGATGCAGGCGGGGCAGGTAACGCAGAAGCAGAGCAGCCTGAAGCCGAGGTTGAAGTAGTGACTGTAGATGTGGACCTTCTTCCGGAGGTCGTAAATCTACTTGATCAAATCAGGGTTATGCATGTGGAAACGTATGGAGATAATCCGCATCATGCGAGTGTGATCGGTATCGTACTGGCTACGGAGAACCTTCAATATTATGTTCCGTTCGAACTGTTGAAAGAAGATACGGCTGAACCTATTCGAAACTGGTTGGCTGACAGCAGTATTCCTAAACGGGGTTACGACCTGCACCGTATCGATCTGGCACTTCATTGGCACGGTATCGCTTTTGCCGGTGCATCCTTTGATGTTCATTTGGCTGCATATTTGCTTGATCCTACGGAATCGAACCAAACGCTCAGTGGTTTAGCGGCCAAGTACGGTGTATCTTTTCTTACCTCGGATGAGGATGTGTTTGGAAAAGGCGCGAAATACAAAATACCGGATGTGGAAATCCTCAGCAAACATCTCGCGCGGAAATGTGCAGCTGTTGCTCAGGTTATACCACTGCAGGAGCAGGAGCTGAGCGATAACGAAATGCTGCCGCTATTCCACGAACTTGAAATGCCGCTGTCCCGCATTTTGGCCGACATGGAGAAGCAGGGAATATCGGTTAACGTGGAAGATCTGAAACAACTCGGACGTGAATTCGAAGAGCAGATCAAGTCTTTGGTTGAGAAAATATACGAGATTGCCGGCACGGAGTTCAACTTGAATTCTCCGAAGCAGCTTGGCGAGATTTTGTTCGTGAAGCTGGAGCTACCGGTCGTCAAAAAGACAAAAACCGGTTATTCCACAGATGCGGAAGTGCTCGAGAAGCTGGCGCCATATCATGAAATCGTCCGTTATATTCTCCAGTACCGCACGATTGCGAAGCTCCAATCAACCTATGTCGAGGGATTGCTTAAGGAGATATCGCCGCAAACCGGCAAGGTGCATACGTACTACCGCCAGACCATTGCTGCGACCGGACGGCTTAGCAGCCAATATCCAAACCTGCAAAATATTCCAATCCGGCTGGAAGAAGGACGCAAGCTCCGCAAAGTGTTCGTTCCGTCCGAGCCTGGCTGGTCTATTCTCGCGGCTGACTATTCTCAAATCGAGTTGCGGGTTCTTGCGCATATCTCTGACGACGATCGTCTGAAAGAAGCGTTTTTGCATGACATGGACATTCATACGAAGACCGCTATGGATGTATTCGGTGTAAGCGAAGAAGATGTGGATTCGAACATGCGCCGATCGGCCAAGGCTGTTAACTTCGGTATTGTGTACGGAATCAGTGACTATGGTCTGTCTCAGAACTTGAATATTACACGGAAAGAAGCAGCCAAATTTATCGATCAATACTTCGAGGTATTCCAAGGTGTTCGCCGTTATATGGATGAGATTGTGAAGCAGGCGAAGCAGTACGGATATGTCAAAACACTATTGGAACGAAGACGTTATTTGCCTGAGATCAATGCCAGTAACTTTAACCTTAGATCATTTGCCGAACGGACCGCTATGAATACGCCGATTCAAGGAACGGCAGCTGATGTAATCAAGCTCGCCATGGTTCATATGGATGCGGCGCTGCATGAACGTCAATTGAAGAGCCGTATGCTGCTTCAAGTTCACGATGAATTGGTGTTTGAAGTGCCTGAAGATGAGATGGAAACGATGAAGACACTTGTACCTGAAGTGATGAGCAAGGCGCTGGAATTGGTAGTTCCTCTGAAGTCTGAAGTAAGTTACGGTAAGAACTGGTACGAAGCGAAGTAAGCGGTAGAGCAGCCTTTTTTCCAAAAACCGTGGTCCCGCAGACGCTTCACATCCGTTATAATGGGGAAGAGGTGAAGACATCATGCCGGAATTACCGGAAGTAGAAACGATAAAAAGAACACTTAATCAGCTCATTCGGGGTAAACATATAGATCATGTCACTGTAAATCTTCCGCGGATCATTCAGCGCCCAGATGATAGTGAGGCATTCGCTTTTCTTCTGCAGGGACACACCATTGAAGGTGTAGAACGACGCGGGAAGTTTCTGAGAATCAAACTGGACGGTCTGGTGATCGTCTCCCATCTTCGGATGGAGGGACGATACGGACTTTATTCTTCCGGAGATCCGGTGGAGAAGCATACGCATGTCATTTTTCATTTTGATGATG
Above is a window of Paenibacillus uliginis N3/975 DNA encoding:
- the polA gene encoding DNA polymerase I, which gives rise to MDKLIVIDGNNIIYRAFFAMPPLTNASGQQTNAVYGFTTMLLRLIDEHKPTHMMVAFDAGKETFRHADFQDYKGKREKTPPELSGQFPLLKELLQGLGVAQFEIKGYEADDIIGTITRQADEQGRQVMVISGDKDMLQLASDHITIGMVRKGVTEIEQYGLAQIKERYDLTPEQIIDLKGLMGDASDNIPGVPGVGEKTALKLLHEFGSVEQVLARTNELKGKMKEKIEDNVESAILSKKLATIFREVPLEQSWDDMKFDGLNQETAGPALAKLEFKSLLERLNLDAGGAGNAEAEQPEAEVEVVTVDVDLLPEVVNLLDQIRVMHVETYGDNPHHASVIGIVLATENLQYYVPFELLKEDTAEPIRNWLADSSIPKRGYDLHRIDLALHWHGIAFAGASFDVHLAAYLLDPTESNQTLSGLAAKYGVSFLTSDEDVFGKGAKYKIPDVEILSKHLARKCAAVAQVIPLQEQELSDNEMLPLFHELEMPLSRILADMEKQGISVNVEDLKQLGREFEEQIKSLVEKIYEIAGTEFNLNSPKQLGEILFVKLELPVVKKTKTGYSTDAEVLEKLAPYHEIVRYILQYRTIAKLQSTYVEGLLKEISPQTGKVHTYYRQTIAATGRLSSQYPNLQNIPIRLEEGRKLRKVFVPSEPGWSILAADYSQIELRVLAHISDDDRLKEAFLHDMDIHTKTAMDVFGVSEEDVDSNMRRSAKAVNFGIVYGISDYGLSQNLNITRKEAAKFIDQYFEVFQGVRRYMDEIVKQAKQYGYVKTLLERRRYLPEINASNFNLRSFAERTAMNTPIQGTAADVIKLAMVHMDAALHERQLKSRMLLQVHDELVFEVPEDEMETMKTLVPEVMSKALELVVPLKSEVSYGKNWYEAK
- the phoU gene encoding phosphate signaling complex protein PhoU; its protein translation is MIRRIEFDQQLDELRTLLRDMSTHMEEALAAAVSSLQTLDMEKAQNVVKQDTDLNAMEEQIMDIGSRLIVTQQPVAKDLRRILVAFRIASDLERMGDLARDVAKVTIRLQGQQLIKPLVDIPRMADIVRSMVTESIESYLTENTDMAYKMAQVDDQVDHLYSVIFHDLFSHLTGDPESANQAMLLVMVGRYIERIADHATNIGESTVYLVTGHRPDLNQ